The sequence GACGGCCTGATTCGCGCCCTTCCCGCCCAGGTCACGGGAGAGTCGCCCGCCGGCCACGGTCTCCCCGGCAGTGGGGAGTCGTTCGACGAACGCGGTGACGTCGACGTTCGCGCTGCCGACGACGACGAGGGATGGAAGAGCAGGAGAGGTCATGGCAGCAGCTTTCGGATCGAGCGGAGGCATCGGAACGCGGAAATCGCGGCCGGCTTGACGTTCATGATAGAAAGTGTAAACGTTTACGCACGCACATCTGCAAAGGAGCACCATGACAATTCCCGTCCTTCTCGACTGCGATCCCGGCCACGACGACGTCTTCGCCATCTGGCTCGCGGCCGGAAACGACGCCATCGACCTCCGCGGTGTGACGACGGTGGGCGGCAACGGCTACCTCGAGCACACCACCCGGAACGCGCGGATCGCACTCACCGTCGCCGGCGTGACGGACGTGCCGGTCGCCGCCGGTGCCGACAAGCCCCTCGTCCGTGAACTCACCCCCGGCGCATGGATCCACGGCGAGAACGCGCTCGGCGGACCGGTGCTCCCCGAGCCGACCGTGCCACTCGACCCGCGCCACGCCGTGCAGTTCCTCGCCGACACCCTCGCCGCCTCGCCGGAGCCGATCACCGTGATCCCCACCGGCCCGCTCACCAACATCGCGCTCCTCCTGCAGCAGCATCCGGAGGTCGTGCCCCAGATCAAGGAGATCATCTGGATGGGCGGCTCGACCGGCCGCGGCAATGTCGGCGCGTATCCGGAGTTCAACGCCTGGGCAGATCCCGAGGCCGCGGCCGTGGTGTTCGCATCCGGCGTTCCGCTCACCATGGTCGGGCTCAACATCTCCCACCAGGCACTGATCACCGAAGAGGTGATTCAGCGGATCGGTGCGGTCGGCAACGCAACCTCGGCATTCGGAGTGGAGCTGCTGCGCTTCTTCTGCAGCACCTACGAGAAGGCCGAGGGCATGCCGGAGGGACCTCTGCACGATCCCATCACCGTCGCCATCGCGATCGATCGGGCCGTCGCCACGGTCCAGCGCTGCCACGTCGACATCGAGACGACCGGCGAGTTCACGGCCGGTGCGACCTGCGTCGACCTGCACGACATGCTGGGCAAGGAGCCGAACACCGACGTCGCGATCACCCTCGACGCGCCGAAGTTCTGGGACCTGGTGACGGATGCTGTCGGCGCATTGGCCTGATGCTCAGCGCGGCGCGGCGGGCGTCGTGGACTCGGCCACGCGCAGACTCGGCGCGAGACGGCTGAGCACGTACGGGGCTTCGGGATCTTCCATCCGCCGCACGAGTGCCTCCGTCGCCTCACGCGCCAGCTCGTCGAACGGCTGCACCACGGTCGTCAACCGAGGCTCGCAGACATCCGCGAGCATCGTGCCGTCGAACCCGGTGACCTGCACGTCAGAGGGGACGCTCCGCCCCGCATGCTTCAGTGCGGCGATGGCACCGGCCGCGACGAGGTCGTCTCCGGCGATGATCGCATCGGGAAGCGGGCCGCGGGCCAGCAGCGCCTCCGCGGCGCTCTCGCCGAACGACAGCAGGTACTCGCCGAAGATGCTCTCCTCGTGCGGCAACCCGCGGGTGCGCACCGTCGCCTCGAAGGCGGCCCGCCGCTCGCGACCCACCGAGGTCACGTCGTTGCCGGAGACGAGGACGACACGCTTCGCGCCGCGGGAGGTGACGTGCTCGACGGCGAGGTCGATGCCGGCGTCGTTGTCGACCCCGACGAAGTCCGCCGGAAGATCGAGCACTCGCCGGTCGAGCTGCACCAGCGGAACCCTGCGCGCGGTGTCGGCGACCGCCTCGAACGAGAGCTCGGCATCGGAGGGCACCACGAAGATGCCCTCCACGCGCCGTTCGACCAGCATGCGCAGACGATCGCGTTCCCGGTCGACGTCTCCGTGCGAATCCGCGATGACGAGGTCGAACCCGCGGCGCTGCAGATGGTCCTCGAGGCGGTGTATGAGCTCACCGTAGAAGGGGTTGCTGATGACGGGGACGACCACGCCGATGGTGGCGCCCGTGCCTGCGCGCAGACCGCGGCCGATGAGGTTGACCCGGTAGCCCAGCTGCTCGGCCACCTGCGCGACATGCTCGGCCGTGCGTCCCGATACGCGGTCCTTGCCGTTGAGGGCCCGGGAGACCGTCGCGATGGACACACCGGCGGCGGCTGCGACCTCATGCAGCGTGACGGACGCCTTCTTCATCACGACTCTCATCCCCGGTGCCGGTGGCACCACGACTCAAAGATATGACGTGCGTAAAGGATTACGCACGCGAACAGCCAACGA is a genomic window of Microbacterium maritypicum containing:
- a CDS encoding nucleoside hydrolase; this translates as MTIPVLLDCDPGHDDVFAIWLAAGNDAIDLRGVTTVGGNGYLEHTTRNARIALTVAGVTDVPVAAGADKPLVRELTPGAWIHGENALGGPVLPEPTVPLDPRHAVQFLADTLAASPEPITVIPTGPLTNIALLLQQHPEVVPQIKEIIWMGGSTGRGNVGAYPEFNAWADPEAAAVVFASGVPLTMVGLNISHQALITEEVIQRIGAVGNATSAFGVELLRFFCSTYEKAEGMPEGPLHDPITVAIAIDRAVATVQRCHVDIETTGEFTAGATCVDLHDMLGKEPNTDVAITLDAPKFWDLVTDAVGALA
- a CDS encoding LacI family DNA-binding transcriptional regulator, with the translated sequence MKKASVTLHEVAAAAGVSIATVSRALNGKDRVSGRTAEHVAQVAEQLGYRVNLIGRGLRAGTGATIGVVVPVISNPFYGELIHRLEDHLQRRGFDLVIADSHGDVDRERDRLRMLVERRVEGIFVVPSDAELSFEAVADTARRVPLVQLDRRVLDLPADFVGVDNDAGIDLAVEHVTSRGAKRVVLVSGNDVTSVGRERRAAFEATVRTRGLPHEESIFGEYLLSFGESAAEALLARGPLPDAIIAGDDLVAAGAIAALKHAGRSVPSDVQVTGFDGTMLADVCEPRLTTVVQPFDELAREATEALVRRMEDPEAPYVLSRLAPSLRVAESTTPAAPR